The following are encoded together in the Citrus sinensis cultivar Valencia sweet orange chromosome 1, DVS_A1.0, whole genome shotgun sequence genome:
- the LOC127902282 gene encoding uncharacterized protein LOC127902282 isoform X2, which yields MAKSESPDIEVGKMYFRYADHFPGRISSMCMLSSVVKAIEEKLTKRQLTMFKKDIFGHFLECRSFPFSGVILHNLLLRQVAHEEDSREDQLWFQIVFKELKFEEMDDMDALKIALFYFADRVLNARKNHCQINFDWLDQVDDIQYFRKRPWGLLSWEMIYESLDNALFEKDEKFKKTRLKNPYHNIEKYNLYGFTSEVQVLFFCLLISFIVLNI from the exons atggcgaaatcagaatcaccGGATATTGAAGTAGGCAAGATGTATTTTCGTTATGCTGATCACTTTCCTGGTCGAATTTCGAGCATGTGTATGTTATCTTCGGTCGTAAAAGCCATcgaggaaaaattaacaaagcggCAGTTGACTATGTTCAAAAAGgatatatttgggcatttctTAGAGTGTCGAAGTTTTCCATTTAGTGGGGTAATTTTGCACAATCTTTTACTGCGGCAAGTGGCCCATGAAGAAGATAGCCGTGAGGATcagttatggtttcaaattg TATTTAAGGAGTTGAAATTCGAGGAAATGGACGATATGGACGCATTAAAGATTGCGCTGTTTTATTTTGCGGACAGAGtactaaatgcaagaaaaaatcactgtcaaattaatttcgatTGGCTTGACCAAGTTGATGATATACAGTACTTCCGAAAGCGTCCATGGGGTTTATTGTCGTGGGAAATGATTTACGAGAGTCTTGATAATGCACTGTTCGAGAAAGAcgagaaatttaagaagaCTCGGTTGAAAAATCCATatcataatattgaaaaatacaatctttaCGGCTTTACGTCTGAGGTTCaggtgctttttttttgtttattaataagttttatagtattaaatatttga
- the LOC127902282 gene encoding uncharacterized protein LOC127902282 isoform X1, with product MAKSESPDIEVGKMYFRYADHFPGRISSMCMLSSVVKAIEEKLTKRQLTMFKKDIFGHFLECRSFPFSGVILHNLLLRQVAHEEDSREDQLWFQIGKHLIRLSIVEWCLVTGLSFGVDTNKKNDEMEQRLRNTHFGGVHRKINVKQFDAVFKELKFEEMDDMDALKIALFYFADRVLNARKNHCQINFDWLDQVDDIQYFRKRPWGLLSWEMIYESLDNALFEKDEKFKKTRLKNPYHNIEKYNLYGFTSEVQVLFFCLLISFIVLNI from the coding sequence atggcgaaatcagaatcaccGGATATTGAAGTAGGCAAGATGTATTTTCGTTATGCTGATCACTTTCCTGGTCGAATTTCGAGCATGTGTATGTTATCTTCGGTCGTAAAAGCCATcgaggaaaaattaacaaagcggCAGTTGACTATGTTCAAAAAGgatatatttgggcatttctTAGAGTGTCGAAGTTTTCCATTTAGTGGGGTAATTTTGCACAATCTTTTACTGCGGCAAGTGGCCCATGAAGAAGATAGCCGTGAGGATcagttatggtttcaaattggtAAGCATTTGATTCGCTTGTCAATTGTCGAATGGTGCTTGGTTACTGGACTTTCATTTGGTGTTGataccaataaaaaaaatgatgaaatggagcaGAGGCTACGGAATACGCATTTTGGTGGTGTGCATCGTAAGATTAATGTGAAGCAATTCGATGCAGTATTTAAGGAGTTGAAATTCGAGGAAATGGACGATATGGACGCATTAAAGATTGCGCTGTTTTATTTTGCGGACAGAGtactaaatgcaagaaaaaatcactgtcaaattaatttcgatTGGCTTGACCAAGTTGATGATATACAGTACTTCCGAAAGCGTCCATGGGGTTTATTGTCGTGGGAAATGATTTACGAGAGTCTTGATAATGCACTGTTCGAGAAAGAcgagaaatttaagaagaCTCGGTTGAAAAATCCATatcataatattgaaaaatacaatctttaCGGCTTTACGTCTGAGGTTCaggtgctttttttttgtttattaataagttttatagtattaaatatttga